One genomic window of Geoanaerobacter pelophilus includes the following:
- a CDS encoding cation diffusion facilitator family transporter — MIQSPEVQRAKSKAAVFSITSNSILIILKLIVGIMMQSVSVISEAVHSGIDLVAAIIAWFSVRESGKPADDEHRFGHGKIENVAGTIEAVLIFGAAFYIIWEAIHKLRSGTIAVESLGLGALVMLVSAVANYFVSRYLLNVAIKTDSVALEADAMHLRTDVYTSVGVLGGLVAIKVTGIAMLDPIIAIVVALMIIKAAWDLTKAAFFHILDVKLPDDEESLIHEVMEKYSNRIIEYHKLRTRKSGHIRHIDMHLVVPKQMTVEAGHALTHQITADIESCLAHSHILVHIEPCPGECETCAVECPKVGEVYSESCQELG; from the coding sequence ATGATCCAATCACCTGAAGTACAACGAGCAAAAAGCAAGGCCGCCGTATTCTCCATTACCTCGAATTCCATACTGATCATCCTCAAACTGATTGTCGGCATCATGATGCAGTCGGTCAGCGTTATCTCCGAAGCAGTTCATTCCGGAATTGACCTCGTAGCGGCAATTATCGCCTGGTTTTCTGTCCGGGAATCAGGAAAGCCTGCTGATGACGAGCACCGCTTTGGACATGGGAAAATTGAGAACGTAGCAGGAACGATCGAGGCGGTGCTTATCTTCGGTGCAGCTTTTTATATCATCTGGGAGGCGATACACAAACTACGCTCTGGAACAATTGCGGTCGAAAGCCTTGGACTGGGCGCATTGGTCATGCTTGTTTCAGCAGTAGCCAACTACTTTGTCTCACGCTATCTGCTCAATGTAGCGATAAAGACTGATTCCGTTGCGCTGGAAGCTGACGCCATGCATCTCAGGACCGATGTTTATACGTCGGTTGGCGTGCTTGGCGGTTTAGTTGCCATCAAAGTTACCGGCATCGCCATGCTCGACCCGATTATTGCCATTGTTGTGGCACTCATGATTATCAAGGCAGCCTGGGATTTAACCAAGGCAGCCTTCTTCCATATCCTTGACGTAAAACTGCCTGACGATGAAGAGTCCCTGATTCATGAAGTGATGGAGAAATACTCCAACAGGATTATCGAATACCACAAGCTTCGCACCCGCAAGTCAGGCCATATCAGGCATATCGACATGCACCTGGTAGTTCCGAAACAGATGACCGTGGAGGCGGGGCACGCTCTTACCCATCAGATTACAGCTGATATCGAGAGTTGCCTCGCTCACAGCCATATCCTTGTTCATATCGAACCCTGTCCGGGAGAGTGTGAAACATGTGCTGTGGAGTGTCCAAAGGTTGGGGAGGTCTACTCTGAATCATGCCAGGAACTGGGTTAA
- a CDS encoding ABC transporter ATP-binding protein gives MIELKNVTKRYESLTAVDDVSFTVKPGECFALLGPNGAGKTTIVKMLLDFTRPTSGSLSLSGIPSTLAECRQSVGYLAENHHVPPFLSGWHYLLRCAELLDMNRSEAADHCRRIVELIGMQGRENTKVSTYSKGMVQRFGLGAALMGNPKLLILDEPTSGLDPIGIREIRQLLESLKDQGMTIFLNSHLLSEVEKICDTAAIINRGKLLVKDTISSIVKDGETLEDVFVRLVKG, from the coding sequence ATGATTGAATTGAAAAATGTTACCAAACGATACGAATCGCTTACGGCTGTTGATGATGTCTCCTTCACGGTAAAGCCAGGTGAGTGCTTTGCTCTGCTTGGACCCAATGGTGCCGGAAAAACGACCATCGTTAAGATGCTGCTCGATTTTACACGGCCGACATCGGGCAGCTTATCTTTAAGCGGTATTCCAAGTACTCTGGCAGAATGCCGACAATCGGTCGGTTATCTTGCTGAAAACCACCATGTTCCACCATTTCTTTCAGGGTGGCACTACCTTCTACGCTGTGCTGAGCTATTGGATATGAACCGGTCCGAGGCTGCAGATCACTGTAGGCGTATTGTTGAGCTGATTGGAATGCAAGGCAGGGAGAATACAAAGGTTAGCACATATTCCAAGGGCATGGTCCAACGGTTCGGATTAGGCGCCGCACTCATGGGAAATCCCAAACTGTTAATTCTTGATGAGCCCACCTCTGGTTTAGATCCCATTGGTATCAGGGAAATACGCCAACTCCTGGAGTCGCTTAAAGATCAAGGCATGACTATTTTCTTAAATTCACACCTGTTGTCGGAAGTTGAAAAAATCTGTGATACCGCAGCTATCATCAACCGAGGCAAGCTCTTGGTAAAAGACACAATTTCCTCCATTGTAAAAGACGGGGAGACGTTGGAAGATGTGTTTGTTCGATTGGTGAAAGGTTGA
- a CDS encoding ABC transporter permease, which yields METSKSLPPITRITKYTLIDEVQQRSFVVMFVFCALCVFLVRGCYQGNYMVNGQILDAGTIVRTLSKATFHVIGAGVMVIAALLSMRIFRRDRNEGMQACILSKPIARWQYVMGKILGLWVLSTLFMLILHSIVFLITSINLQVFMPEYLVASLLCSINLLFVVIAVLLLSLMMSDIVAFLCVLGVGAVGFVADGIAAASQSQIGQAIVQQSVGQPQSDLTWWKVVYFFWPKLLGVQQLASSLIESESSHGFGPIYPLINVLVYCLILGALLFKRFRNEDIV from the coding sequence ATGGAAACTTCAAAATCACTACCCCCCATTACAAGGATTACAAAATATACGCTTATCGACGAAGTGCAGCAGAGAAGTTTCGTCGTCATGTTCGTATTCTGCGCACTCTGTGTATTTCTTGTTCGTGGCTGTTATCAAGGTAATTACATGGTGAACGGACAGATTCTTGATGCCGGAACCATAGTCAGGACATTATCGAAAGCGACCTTCCACGTAATTGGTGCTGGTGTGATGGTCATAGCAGCCTTACTTTCGATGCGAATCTTCAGGCGTGACCGAAATGAGGGGATGCAAGCGTGCATTTTGTCAAAACCGATAGCGCGGTGGCAGTATGTAATGGGAAAAATCCTCGGATTATGGGTCTTATCGACACTTTTTATGCTCATCTTGCATAGTATTGTCTTCCTGATCACCTCCATCAATTTGCAGGTTTTCATGCCGGAATACCTCGTTGCCTCACTGCTATGCTCGATCAACCTGCTCTTTGTGGTTATTGCTGTGCTTCTTTTGTCGCTTATGATGTCCGACATTGTCGCTTTTCTTTGTGTTCTTGGCGTTGGTGCCGTCGGCTTTGTAGCTGATGGCATAGCTGCTGCCAGCCAGAGTCAGATAGGGCAGGCGATAGTGCAGCAATCGGTCGGCCAGCCACAGTCAGACCTGACCTGGTGGAAAGTAGTTTATTTTTTCTGGCCGAAGCTCTTAGGAGTTCAGCAGCTGGCCTCTTCGTTGATCGAGAGCGAATCAAGCCATGGATTCGGACCTATCTATCCACTCATCAATGTCCTTGTTTACTGTCTTATTCTTGGAGCATTGCTTTTCAAGCGATTCAGGAATGAAGATATCGTCTAG
- a CDS encoding VIT1/CCC1 transporter family protein, giving the protein MLQFHSESHRSERIGWLRAAVLGANDGTISVSSLVVGVAASGASQNSILLAGIAGLVAGAMSMAAGEYVSVQSQADTEHADIAREKRELELQPEHELLELTSIYVSRGLDQPLARQVAEKLMSGDALGAHARDELGITETLRARPLQAALASAIAFVVGAVVPILAVILAPKALVTEVSFATALITLAILGATAAYAGGAPIAKGAIRVAFWGVLAMGLTAGVGKFFGAVI; this is encoded by the coding sequence ATGCTACAATTTCACAGCGAATCTCACAGGTCAGAAAGAATAGGTTGGCTTCGAGCAGCAGTGCTTGGCGCTAACGACGGAACAATTTCGGTATCAAGTCTTGTCGTTGGAGTTGCAGCTTCCGGAGCATCACAAAATAGCATTCTGCTTGCTGGTATAGCCGGTCTTGTCGCTGGAGCAATGTCAATGGCTGCAGGCGAGTATGTCTCGGTTCAATCGCAGGCAGATACTGAACATGCTGACATTGCCAGAGAAAAGCGTGAACTTGAACTTCAGCCGGAACACGAACTACTTGAACTCACTTCAATTTACGTGAGCCGAGGTCTCGACCAACCTTTGGCACGCCAAGTGGCAGAAAAACTGATGTCCGGAGATGCTCTTGGAGCTCACGCCAGAGACGAACTTGGCATTACAGAAACTTTACGGGCTCGACCGCTTCAAGCAGCACTTGCGTCTGCAATTGCATTTGTTGTAGGTGCAGTTGTTCCAATCCTGGCCGTAATACTCGCTCCTAAAGCCTTGGTTACCGAGGTTTCATTTGCAACCGCGCTGATTACTCTAGCCATTTTGGGGGCTACCGCAGCATACGCCGGTGGTGCTCCCATTGCTAAGGGTGCTATTCGTGTTGCATTTTGGGGTGTGCTTGCAATGGGACTAACCGCCGGAGTTGGCAAGTTCTTTGGCGCAGTTATTTGA
- a CDS encoding Bax inhibitor-1/YccA family protein produces MNDFSTMQPRTATQVVVRQNSLIRQVYAWMGAGLAITAFVSLITLSSPAILNAVLGNRLVFYGIMIGELALVFTLVGAINKMSASTATLVFIVYSALNGITLSSVALAYTASSITSTFVTTAGMFGAMSLFGFMTKRDLTSWGSFLFMGLIGVVIASVVNIFVGSSAVSWVISGIGVIVFTGLTAYDTWKIKAMAAQGTEGRKPAILGALTLYLDFINLFLMLLRFTGDRR; encoded by the coding sequence ATGAATGACTTTAGTACCATGCAACCACGTACTGCAACGCAGGTAGTTGTAAGGCAAAACTCTCTTATCCGACAGGTATACGCCTGGATGGGAGCAGGATTGGCTATTACAGCTTTTGTTTCGCTCATCACACTCTCCTCACCGGCAATACTCAATGCCGTATTGGGAAACAGGCTTGTCTTTTACGGAATAATGATCGGAGAACTGGCTCTGGTATTCACTCTTGTAGGTGCAATAAACAAGATGAGTGCATCAACAGCGACTTTAGTATTCATTGTCTACTCCGCACTAAACGGAATCACTCTTTCTAGCGTGGCTCTGGCTTATACTGCCAGCTCAATTACATCCACCTTTGTTACCACTGCCGGGATGTTTGGCGCAATGAGCCTCTTTGGATTTATGACCAAACGTGACCTCACGTCGTGGGGAAGTTTTCTGTTCATGGGGTTGATAGGTGTGGTAATCGCCTCGGTCGTCAACATCTTCGTTGGCAGCAGTGCGGTCTCGTGGGTCATATCAGGTATCGGCGTGATTGTTTTCACAGGTCTTACTGCATATGACACCTGGAAAATCAAAGCAATGGCAGCTCAGGGAACTGAAGGAAGAAAACCTGCTATTCTCGGGGCATTGACACTGTATCTTGATTTTATAAACCTTTTTCTCATGTTGCTACGGTTTACCGGTGACCGGCGATAA
- a CDS encoding DUF2127 domain-containing protein, whose translation MKKSHSKVPKQLSKQSHARGLHVVALFEGAKGLLVLLVGFELLTYIHKDINEAAMHLVKHFHLNPASHYPRIFLDLMEHIDDTKLWSMALAAAMYFIVRMIEAAGLWLRKTWAEWFAVLTGGMYIPVEIYEVAIKVTWPRITVLVINLGVVSYLLFVLIKDREKKTS comes from the coding sequence ATGAAAAAGAGCCACTCCAAAGTCCCAAAACAGCTTAGCAAACAGTCACACGCACGCGGGCTGCACGTTGTTGCGCTCTTTGAAGGAGCAAAGGGGCTACTGGTTCTCCTTGTGGGTTTCGAGTTATTGACCTACATCCACAAGGACATCAATGAAGCCGCCATGCATCTGGTAAAACACTTTCACCTTAATCCTGCCAGCCATTATCCGCGAATCTTTCTCGACCTGATGGAACATATAGACGATACCAAACTCTGGAGCATGGCTCTTGCTGCTGCAATGTACTTTATTGTGCGCATGATTGAAGCGGCTGGACTTTGGCTGAGAAAGACCTGGGCCGAGTGGTTTGCCGTCCTCACCGGAGGTATGTACATTCCAGTCGAGATCTATGAGGTGGCTATTAAAGTTACATGGCCGAGAATCACTGTTCTTGTTATAAATCTTGGTGTTGTATCCTACCTGCTGTTTGTACTTATCAAGGACCGCGAGAAGAAAACATCATGA
- a CDS encoding DUF1003 domain-containing protein, with protein MIAESKIPAPVPVSNVPNDYFRFHLPHVHLGTVFGNDWFALKAEGFARFFGTPVFLVAQTVIVAIWIGLNVAGYTKFDVYPFILLNLAFSLQAAYAAPLILLAQTRQADRDKAHADADAQHREALALAAEQRQALAAQQSEQIMELLQQNTQLTEIVKELSQRIETLTTEMHDVVLQHKGA; from the coding sequence ATGATAGCAGAATCAAAAATACCGGCTCCCGTCCCGGTCTCAAATGTACCTAATGATTACTTCCGCTTCCATCTCCCTCATGTTCATCTTGGTACTGTCTTCGGGAATGACTGGTTTGCCCTTAAGGCGGAAGGATTTGCGCGTTTTTTTGGAACACCGGTTTTCCTTGTTGCGCAGACGGTTATTGTAGCCATCTGGATCGGGTTAAACGTTGCCGGATATACCAAATTCGATGTTTACCCGTTTATCTTGCTCAACCTTGCCTTCAGTCTCCAAGCAGCTTATGCTGCACCTCTCATCCTGCTTGCTCAGACACGGCAGGCTGATCGAGATAAGGCACATGCAGATGCCGACGCACAACATCGGGAGGCCCTTGCATTGGCTGCTGAGCAGCGACAAGCATTGGCTGCACAGCAATCCGAGCAGATAATGGAACTGCTCCAGCAAAATACGCAATTGACCGAAATCGTGAAAGAGTTGAGTCAGCGGATAGAAACACTGACTACGGAAATGCATGATGTAGTTCTTCAACATAAAGGCGCATAG
- a CDS encoding nitroreductase family protein, with translation MNVSTAIQERRAEKMFDPAFTISEQQVTELLEKAMLSPTAFNIQNWRIVNVKDPALRQKIREVAWNQDKVTDASLLFVLCADLNAWAKEPARYWAGAPQMYQDMLIPAIDVYYREKPLVQRDEAMRSCGLLAMSIMLLAQEQGWHSCPMDGFDFDAVGKLINLPDDHVVSMMIAVGSRSQESFPRTGKLPLAEVFIENSF, from the coding sequence ATGAATGTATCAACAGCAATACAGGAAAGACGCGCGGAGAAAATGTTTGACCCGGCATTTACAATCAGCGAACAGCAGGTAACTGAGCTGCTGGAAAAGGCCATGCTGTCGCCAACGGCTTTCAATATCCAGAACTGGCGTATTGTTAATGTCAAAGACCCTGCTTTGCGTCAGAAGATTCGTGAAGTTGCCTGGAACCAGGACAAGGTCACTGATGCATCCCTCCTGTTTGTCCTTTGTGCTGATCTTAATGCCTGGGCAAAAGAACCAGCACGTTACTGGGCGGGAGCGCCGCAGATGTACCAAGACATGCTCATACCTGCAATTGATGTATATTATCGAGAAAAACCGCTGGTACAACGGGACGAAGCGATGCGTTCATGTGGACTGCTCGCCATGAGCATCATGCTGTTGGCGCAGGAACAGGGGTGGCACTCCTGTCCAATGGACGGATTTGATTTCGATGCCGTGGGGAAACTGATCAATCTTCCAGACGACCATGTCGTCAGCATGATGATTGCGGTGGGCAGTCGCTCGCAGGAATCGTTCCCCCGGACGGGCAAGCTGCCGCTGGCAGAAGTATTTATTGAAAATTCATTCTGA
- a CDS encoding SOUL family heme-binding protein produces MRLFGLITAILLLLLTGATTAMATEEAPYTVIKTDDIFELREYAPQVLAEIIVDGNLESAGSKAFRPLFRYISGDNKSRGKIAMTAPVSQEQRGEKISMTAPVSQQSVQGKWAVSFMMPATYTMENLPTPDDPNIKLRQVPARRVAAVRYSGFWSEKKFLQYKQELDNWITANNLKVIGEPVWARYNPPFTLWFLRRNEILIPIASE; encoded by the coding sequence ATGAGACTTTTCGGACTGATCACTGCAATATTATTGCTGCTGCTCACAGGAGCGACTACTGCTATGGCAACCGAAGAAGCACCCTACACGGTTATTAAAACCGACGATATTTTCGAACTGCGCGAGTACGCGCCTCAGGTACTCGCCGAAATCATTGTTGACGGAAACCTGGAAAGTGCCGGTAGCAAGGCTTTCAGACCGCTTTTTCGATACATCTCCGGTGATAACAAATCACGCGGCAAGATTGCTATGACAGCTCCTGTTTCGCAGGAACAGAGGGGGGAGAAAATATCCATGACCGCTCCTGTCAGTCAGCAGAGTGTACAGGGAAAGTGGGCTGTGAGCTTTATGATGCCGGCTACATATACTATGGAAAACCTGCCGACTCCCGATGATCCAAATATTAAGCTGCGGCAGGTTCCTGCCCGCCGGGTGGCTGCTGTTCGATATTCCGGATTCTGGAGTGAGAAGAAATTTCTGCAATATAAGCAGGAACTGGATAACTGGATAACAGCCAACAACCTGAAAGTCATTGGCGAGCCGGTCTGGGCACGCTACAACCCACCGTTCACACTCTGGTTCCTGCGTCGGAACGAGATATTGATTCCAATAGCTTCGGAATGA
- a CDS encoding pyridoxamine 5'-phosphate oxidase family protein, whose protein sequence is MNLNELFQQQGMGIMATASKNGGVNTAIYARPHVIDEQTMVWGMTEGRTYRNITENPQASFLFKASGPGFSGVRLALELVKTEESGPMLAKIKENADSTVGPGTGAAVTHAAWFTVTEVRPLI, encoded by the coding sequence ATGAACTTGAACGAACTGTTCCAACAGCAAGGCATGGGGATTATGGCCACAGCATCAAAGAATGGCGGTGTCAACACGGCCATCTATGCCCGACCGCATGTCATAGATGAACAAACCATGGTATGGGGAATGACCGAGGGGCGGACCTATCGGAATATTACCGAGAATCCGCAGGCCTCATTCCTGTTCAAGGCTTCAGGTCCCGGTTTCAGTGGCGTCCGTCTGGCTTTGGAACTGGTAAAGACAGAAGAGTCCGGGCCCATGCTGGCAAAAATCAAGGAAAACGCAGACTCCACCGTCGGCCCCGGCACCGGTGCCGCTGTCACCCACGCGGCCTGGTTCACGGTTACCGAAGTGCGCCCCCTTATTTGA
- a CDS encoding thiol-disulfide oxidoreductase DCC family protein has translation MRPPRFPLKVFYDGACIVCATEIEHYLRKDHGEKLVAVDISSPDFDAVPYQISIADFIHQLHAIDQDGQIFKGVDSFWAIWQAFPASTVYGIMGRIIQLPVVNRLARIGYWLFARVRLYLPKRHECESGTCSIHQKN, from the coding sequence ATGAGACCACCACGGTTTCCTCTTAAAGTATTCTACGATGGGGCATGCATTGTCTGTGCTACCGAGATTGAGCACTACCTGCGGAAAGATCATGGTGAAAAGCTGGTGGCAGTAGACATCAGCAGCCCTGATTTCGATGCGGTTCCGTACCAAATCTCGATTGCCGATTTCATACATCAACTGCATGCGATTGATCAGGACGGACAGATTTTCAAAGGGGTTGACTCATTCTGGGCAATCTGGCAGGCGTTCCCGGCCTCGACAGTCTATGGCATCATGGGGCGCATCATCCAGTTACCGGTGGTAAATCGATTAGCTCGCATTGGCTACTGGCTGTTTGCCCGCGTTCGCCTTTATCTGCCGAAACGGCATGAATGCGAGAGTGGGACGTGTAGTATCCATCAAAAGAACTGA
- a CDS encoding thioredoxin family protein, which produces MNTASYIVKCPSCGTGNRIPADKEGLRGHCGSCKTTLPPMYCHPQQLTDRTFDSFVSTYPGAVLAEFWAPTUPHCHTFAPVVRTVAEKLAGQAAVLQINTQDSPALAARFGIRGIPAIVLLKHARVIDQLPGAQTLDTVLAWFRRKT; this is translated from the coding sequence ATGAATACTGCAAGCTACATCGTGAAATGTCCATCGTGCGGCACCGGCAACCGCATCCCGGCAGATAAAGAGGGGCTCAGGGGACATTGCGGCAGTTGCAAGACAACCCTGCCACCAATGTACTGTCATCCCCAGCAATTGACCGACCGGACGTTTGACTCATTCGTCAGTACTTATCCCGGTGCGGTACTGGCAGAGTTCTGGGCACCTACTTGACCGCATTGCCATACCTTCGCACCGGTGGTGCGAACCGTTGCTGAAAAGCTGGCTGGTCAGGCGGCTGTATTGCAGATCAATACCCAGGACAGCCCGGCGTTAGCAGCTCGCTTCGGTATCCGCGGCATACCGGCTATAGTACTGTTGAAACATGCCCGCGTTATCGATCAACTGCCTGGAGCGCAAACGCTCGATACCGTTCTGGCGTGGTTCCGACGAAAGACATAA
- a CDS encoding S1C family serine protease, which yields MIQKTADPFLRRLRWLTIAVITVLFAWHALSWADRAFQKESATPRAVTARGDLAADEKSTIELFERSRDSVVYISTSERVMDFWSRNIFTIPRGTGSGFIWDDKGHVVTNYHVIEGASEARVRLSDGKEYRASLVGASPMHDLAVLKIGSSFKGHSLPVGTSHNLKVGQKVFAIGNPFGLDWTLTTGVVSALDRSLKGETGSVIEHLIQTDAAINPGNSGGPLLDSAGRLIGINTAIYSPSGASAGVGFAVPVDTVNRVVPQLIGRGKYLRPSLGIEIDQDLNEVITSQLGVKGVVVLRVTPGSPAARAGLKGSRVGRDGSLTPGDIISAVQGKQVETIPKLLARLDDFKVGETVTITILRDGKKQQLSIQLQTE from the coding sequence ATGATACAGAAAACTGCCGATCCGTTCCTGCGCCGCCTGCGTTGGTTGACCATCGCCGTTATCACCGTACTGTTTGCCTGGCATGCCCTGTCATGGGCAGACCGGGCTTTCCAGAAAGAATCGGCAACCCCACGTGCGGTTACCGCCCGCGGCGATCTGGCTGCCGATGAGAAATCGACCATTGAACTGTTCGAGCGTTCACGAGATTCGGTCGTGTATATATCGACTTCGGAACGGGTCATGGACTTCTGGAGCCGCAACATCTTCACCATCCCCCGCGGGACCGGATCCGGGTTCATCTGGGACGACAAGGGGCATGTGGTCACCAACTACCACGTGATCGAAGGTGCCTCGGAAGCACGGGTCAGATTGTCGGACGGCAAAGAGTACAGAGCAAGCCTGGTGGGCGCAAGCCCCATGCACGATCTGGCTGTGCTGAAGATCGGCAGCAGCTTCAAAGGACATTCGCTGCCTGTAGGGACCTCGCACAATTTGAAAGTCGGCCAGAAGGTTTTCGCCATTGGCAACCCCTTCGGCCTAGACTGGACCCTGACAACCGGTGTTGTCTCGGCCCTGGACCGCTCGTTGAAGGGAGAAACGGGAAGCGTCATTGAGCATCTTATTCAAACTGATGCTGCCATCAATCCGGGCAACTCCGGAGGGCCGTTGCTTGATTCCGCCGGGCGGTTGATCGGCATTAATACCGCTATTTACAGCCCTTCAGGGGCGTCAGCAGGGGTTGGCTTTGCCGTGCCGGTGGATACGGTCAACCGGGTTGTGCCGCAATTGATCGGTCGCGGCAAGTACCTGCGTCCTTCCCTTGGCATCGAAATAGACCAGGACCTGAACGAGGTCATTACGTCACAGCTGGGTGTAAAAGGAGTGGTCGTACTCAGAGTTACCCCCGGTTCACCGGCTGCACGGGCCGGGCTCAAGGGGAGCAGGGTTGGCCGAGATGGTTCACTGACACCCGGAGACATTATATCCGCCGTGCAGGGCAAACAGGTAGAGACGATCCCCAAACTGCTGGCCCGGCTTGATGACTTCAAGGTAGGGGAAACCGTGACCATCACTATTCTCAGGGATGGTAAAAAACAGCAGCTAAGCATACAATTACAGACCGAATAA
- a CDS encoding chaperone modulator CbpM, translated as MTVQHYEIIISRKHELVSVPGITIHELSRLCDCHLTVARRLFSIGLIEPLTAGDTPLFDQSAVVRARKALRLKRDLRLNFDAIALVMDLLDRIDELERRI; from the coding sequence ATGACAGTCCAACACTATGAAATTATTATCAGCAGAAAGCATGAACTGGTCTCCGTGCCGGGGATAACCATCCATGAGTTGAGCAGGCTGTGCGATTGTCACCTGACGGTGGCGAGACGGCTCTTCTCAATCGGCCTCATTGAACCGTTGACTGCCGGAGATACTCCGCTGTTTGATCAAAGCGCCGTGGTTCGGGCACGCAAAGCACTGCGACTGAAACGGGACCTGCGGCTCAATTTCGATGCCATTGCCCTGGTAATGGATTTACTTGACCGCATCGACGAACTGGAACGACGAATATAA
- a CDS encoding DnaJ C-terminal domain-containing protein, with product MNNYQDYYKTLGVEKKATQDEIQRAYRKLARKYHPDINKESTAEEKFKQLNEAYEVLGDPDKRAKYDQLGSGWNGQFSNQSYQDGENVRYHFSNADPGQFSDFFQNLFGGGGWNFTEESTFPGGGVRRRRGRDHETAINISLADAYHGAKKSIELERAEPGGDGRPTRTRRSYDITIPQGVTDGSLIRLANQGGSGSGGGDAGDLFLRVNILPDSRFTLNGHDLATTVDIAPWEAALGGKVLVPTVDGRINLSVPAGTQSGQSLRVRGKGMPVAPGRFGDLLVNVRIVVPQHLTARERHLFEELAKESRFEPRK from the coding sequence ATGAACAACTACCAGGACTACTACAAGACACTCGGCGTCGAGAAAAAAGCAACTCAGGATGAAATCCAGCGGGCGTATCGCAAGCTGGCTCGTAAATACCATCCTGACATAAATAAGGAAAGCACTGCCGAGGAAAAGTTCAAACAGCTCAATGAAGCCTACGAGGTCCTGGGTGACCCGGACAAAAGAGCCAAGTATGATCAACTTGGCAGCGGTTGGAATGGGCAATTTTCCAATCAGAGCTATCAGGATGGCGAAAATGTCCGATACCATTTTTCCAATGCCGACCCGGGTCAGTTCAGTGACTTCTTCCAGAACCTGTTCGGTGGTGGCGGATGGAACTTCACGGAGGAGAGCACTTTTCCGGGTGGCGGAGTCAGGCGACGTCGAGGGCGCGACCATGAAACCGCCATCAACATATCATTGGCTGATGCCTATCATGGCGCAAAGAAGAGCATCGAACTGGAGCGGGCTGAACCGGGCGGTGACGGCAGGCCGACCAGAACCAGGCGCAGCTATGATATCACCATCCCCCAAGGAGTGACTGATGGCTCCTTGATCCGCCTGGCTAACCAAGGCGGGAGCGGGAGCGGTGGTGGAGATGCAGGAGACCTGTTTCTGCGGGTGAACATACTTCCCGATAGTCGCTTCACGCTCAACGGACACGACCTTGCCACTACCGTTGATATAGCTCCCTGGGAGGCTGCCCTGGGAGGGAAAGTCTTGGTGCCTACTGTCGATGGGCGCATTAACCTTTCCGTGCCCGCCGGCACCCAAAGCGGTCAGAGCCTGCGGGTGCGTGGAAAGGGAATGCCGGTCGCCCCGGGCAGGTTCGGCGACCTGCTGGTAAATGTCCGCATTGTTGTGCCACAGCATCTCACAGCCAGGGAGCGGCACCTCTTTGAAGAACTGGCAAAAGAATCACGATTTGAGCCGCGAAAGTAA
- a CDS encoding Hsp20/alpha crystallin family protein, whose translation MSNLLPERWSEALERVNDKIGHFLTKVAPWKKQEQSPERITTDTLPAFLKLGGPLLDMHETPEELIIRAEVPGLNKDDFSVELVGRRLTIHGDKKIVREKKGGDGCLISECRYGSFSRSIQLPYEIDEKFISADLKHGVLTIRLPKPEKAQHTRYRVPVS comes from the coding sequence ATGTCTAACCTGTTGCCTGAAAGATGGAGTGAGGCGCTGGAGCGGGTTAACGACAAGATCGGCCATTTCCTGACCAAGGTGGCGCCATGGAAGAAACAGGAACAGTCACCTGAAAGGATAACAACCGATACCCTTCCAGCATTCCTGAAACTTGGTGGTCCGCTGTTGGACATGCATGAGACCCCTGAAGAACTGATTATCAGGGCAGAAGTACCGGGACTGAATAAAGATGACTTTTCAGTTGAGCTTGTCGGCAGGCGGTTAACAATACATGGTGATAAAAAAATCGTACGTGAAAAGAAAGGAGGTGATGGGTGCCTTATTTCAGAATGCAGGTACGGCAGTTTTTCGCGTAGTATCCAGTTGCCGTACGAGATAGATGAGAAGTTTATTTCGGCGGACCTCAAACACGGGGTTCTCACGATCCGGCTCCCAAAGCCGGAAAAGGCACAGCATACCCGCTATCGGGTGCCTGTCTCCTGA